The nucleotide window ACTTCAGCTTATAGTTAATGAACAATTGAGGGCACATCATAATAAAACCTGCAATGACAATGTATTCAAAACAAAGGGCATCAATCATTAAATTTTTACCACAAATAAGGTTAACAACCTAGTATACATAATATAGGAAGgttgatttttgtgtaaaCTCACTATTATGAGATGCTAGCACAATTCTGAAAAAACTATTATTAAATCAGAGGGTTACCAAAGCAAATGAAACCAGTATATAGAACAATAGAATAGATAAGGAAAATGCTAATAGCCTAAGACAAAAATAGATTACTTAGTTCTCACTACAAAGTCTTGATTATGCTCATCAGTATCTTCATTCTAAGGTTTTAGATTGAATAAAAGGGAACAGACATAAACTTATCCTAGATTACAGTTATACAAAGAAGTCCAGCGTCAGTAAGTGAGGTATACACAACAGTCATAAagagaattgaaatggtttCAAGTAATTAACAAGTAATGCAATTTGCTGctactttaaaaataagggGCCATATTAGCATAGCAAACAATGGATGGAACCAagaacttaccaaacatgtaAACACAGCTCGTGAGTGAAGAGAGAATCCAAGAATACCAGCTCCTGTGACGCTCGTACTTAAGTGAGTAAACAGAGGAGCATGCAACAAGGAAGAAGAGCACATATGACAAATACTTCATCGCCATATCATCATATTCTTTTGTCTTATTTCCTGCATATGACTCACGGTCTCGGAACCTCAACATAGGTATCCTCCCTGTTCTATCAATCTTGAGATGGAAAGGACACAAGTgtgttaattttataaactacGTAAACTAGAGATCAGGATCATTGTTTAAAATAGCTATGTCACGACACTGAGTCTCAAATATGCAGAGTTTCAAACATTAGCAGATAACAGCATAAAGTATCATGTGATATAGCCATATAGGTGGAAATCAGACATAGGGCAATTTTCGTATTAGATAACAGCACTCTTCAATAAGAGTTAACACCCtacaaacacacacatatattcCATTTGATTATCATCATCACATTTCAGTGTCTATTAACGTTGTGTTCATCTCCTTATTTGATGATAATTCAACACACATGTTCCATTTGATTATCATCGTCATCATTCACCGCTAATGGAAACATTGTGTTcgtcaatttattttatcataaTTGACAATCAAACGGATATATATGATTTCTgattttgccttttttttttgcatgaaTGATTCTTAAATGAAGACGCAGAAAATGGACGGTTCATATCATACCACATTGCAAAGGTGGGCCCCAACACATagacaaactcaaaactaaaacaatcCATAAATCTCACATTTGGAAAACGTACAGATTCGTAACAAGTATAGAATCACCACGTATCGAAACCTTTCTTAAGAAACCGAATATTAtgctaaatatttttctcttcccACCTTCTCTTCCCGAAAAATCAATGCCAAAATAACTCTCTTCCTAAATACCCAATCTTTGCACCCTCTCCTTTCTATCTTAACATCCCACAGAAAATCCTTTATTAATTTGTAGGAAAGCTACTCACAACCGACTAAATCAAAGTCTCCTTTATAAACACATATAGACAGCTTTTATCCACCCAGCTAACCTTCAATTCACTCTTTCCAAGAACTTAGAACATAACTCAAAAAGAGTTGCTAATAGGTCCAAAAAAaatgaggggaaaaaaaagtaagaCAAAGTGTGGTAAGTTATTTGGCCTAATACATTGTGACAGTATGCAAACTTAAACTGACATACCTCAATGTGCATAGCCTTCCCAATTTTCCAAAACTCAATGCAGCAGCCAATTCCAGAACTTATAAGTATCATCCACGAAGTATCATTGTCAAGTAGATAGAGGAAGACAATGAGCTGACATATGAAGCTCACAATAACAGACTTTGCAGACAGTCCTTCCATAGACTTATTTTTGTTCCAAAATTGAATATCTGCAGAGAAAAAGTTTAGACTAACAAGCCATCCCATAATCCTCAAAATGTTATACgagtaaataaaacaaaagaaaactaaaagaacAATCACTCACCATTCTTGAATGCCAAGAAGTCAAACACTGAATGAAGTAAAGAAACAACCATTGTGATTCCAAGGAGGTAAGGATTTCCTTCCAAGAATACTCTCTGTAAAGCATTACAAATCaattaagatttgaaaagACAAGAAAACCACTAAAGCAGCAAGAATcatgaaaattattaaattaatgaaattccACCAGAAAAACACATTAAACTAACTACCcaaaaaagtttcaataatCATCTAAAGTGCAATTTAAtcacatcaaaataaaataagtgaACTAGTTACCCAATCCTCTACTTCCCCTAAGGTTCTAGGTCCACAAATTtgcaataataaataattaaaaagcgGCAGTATATgcagattttcttttatattatatatatattttatattttttttttaagaaagggagaaaatttttttcattaaaaaaccATACAGAAAAGTGGACAAGTATTCCAGCAATAATAGAAGGAAACAAGAAAACTAGTACAGACATTTACAACTATGAGAAAAACAATCCTAATGAAGACACTGCAGCCCAATCAAGCAAAATGGTTGAAAGAGATGAATTCCCAAAAATAGGAGAAACAGAAGCCTACAGCACTGCCCAGTACTTTGCCTTTTCCCGCACCTCCTCCACTTCTGCCCCCTCACATCTTCAAAAATCCGttcatttcttttatattaatatttttatgaacATTATACCATATTTATGAGCAAGGTTAAGACTTTATATATTGCATGGATTTCTAACAGGTACCTCCTAGGTAACTTTACACTAAATGACTagatcatattttattttatatgaaaCAGAATTCATTGATTAAAgcaaacaaatacaaaaacagagGACAAGAAGTCCACTACACAAAAAAAGCTCTTAGCAAAAGCAGCAAAAACAAGCATCCACAACAACAGAACAAGGCACTAGGAAACAACTCTCCAAACTGAATATATAGAAACGAAAGAATTATCCCCAGAACCACACCCCTCTTCCTATCACCAAACAACTTAGGCCTCTCGCAGAATAAAGCCACACAAGATTGTGGAACAATCCAGCTCAAATTGGACCCCCTAAACAGCCTAAACCGTAAGCATAAAGCAGCCAGGGCAATGAACAGATAACCCGTACTAACAACCTTTTAATACGCAACACACCAATGGGAAGAAACACCCATGACACTTGAGGGGCATTTTCTTATCAATCCTACTGATGAAAGTTGATGGAAAACCCTCCCATGAGCTATTCCAAGCTGAAAAGATGTACCTTAGGAGGTACTTTGGCCTTCCAAATTAAAATAGAGGcgataaaagaagaaagataagGGTTTCCATCAGCTTCCATCAGTAGGATTTACAAGATGTCACCCAACACTCTGATTGTGATATAAACAAAGCACACTCCCCCACTTCCTCATCATTAAGATTCATACGAAGCCCAAAACTCCACAGCAGTGGATAGGAAATAAGATGAACAAACATACTAGCCATGGAGGTGTTGTGGGGATAGTGACACTACAAGGAGAGCAGTTTTCCCAACCCAGCACTCTTCCCAAACCTCGCCCTATTCCCATTACCCACCTCCAACGATaacaagaagagaaagaattgATGCCTTGGGCGAGGTCTTCCCATGGCAGCAACTTGTGCTCCTAATCACAACATTGGAATCCCAACTGTTCTCATTCAGTCATCCCACAGTGCTTACTTTACAATGCATTATAtatcatttgttttattttttggactcCCCAATATCTGAAATGTAGTATCTCAATCTAATTTACCAAATTTCAACTGAAAATCAGCACTGTAGAAAGTATAGCAAAAAAAACCGACTATTGAATTTATTAAATGCAAATGCCAGCCAATCTCCTACAGTAACAAAAATAAGCAATACCTTCAGTTCATCAGCCTCACCCTCAAGCATGCTTCCATAACTACGGTGAATTTGGAAAGACTGATCAATCTGCAGGAATAGTTGCCACTTGGTCATGCTTATGGGACCTACCTCCAGGTTAAGAGCCAATTCTTTCACTGTCTCATTAATTGCTATCATCTTATCTcgaagtaaccaaaattcgtTGAAGAAAATAGTTGGAAAGTAGTTCCCAGTACTAGGCTCAAGATTCAAGTCTGCAAAGCTGAAGTTAAGAAACCCAAAACTCCTGGCTTTAGCATGTTTTACCTCAGAAACCCACATTTTAGTCATATAGAGGCTCCAGTCAAGTTACTGCTTGCACACAACCACCAAAACACAATAGCGACAAGGACAAATCTAAGAATTTATCAACAtacatattgaaaatcatatattCTCAAAGGaacatatttttataaaatataaataaaaaaacaatatgaatttttttccataaTGAAAAGCCACCTATGCTCCATACATATGCATATAGCTTTCAAGAATATAAATCCCCTCCACTAACCAAAGCTTTATTCCCAAATGAGGATTCCAAGTATATTCGGATTTTTCATTTGACATAACGAGAAAAcaggaaattgaagaaagcTCAGTGTGTGCAGTGGCAGGAAAGTATGATGTTTCTAACTGGCATTATTGTAACTGCATGCATCACTTTATTGCAGCATTGTGGTCAGACACAATGCAGCAGGGAAAAATATAACTCAGCCAATGTCTTAAACTACGGGTATTAGCATGGCAGCAACTgtatagaaaatatataagcTACGGTGTATTCCCAGATATCCCCATTACCAGAAACCAAATTAACAGGAGAGATATCCAGGACTACATTCTAAGTTATGTCAGTATTTGTCAGTGTGTGTAAGTGCTTGCGTGGAGACAAAACAAGACACATCAACGTAGTTCAGGGACAAAATTGTACATGGCATGAAATCATGTACTATTATTACTGTAGCAATTCGACAGTATCATCAGAATATTGAACTTTATTTATGTCATATCAAGACTATATGGGAGtttttgcaataaaaataatagaaaatattGATAGTATCAACATCATATCGAGATGATATCGATATAATGGGACTTGGCTACAGTAATAGTGCTATTTGAGGGCATTTCCCAGGATTAACAATCTTTCAAACCAATAGAGAAAATAATCACCCAGCAATCTCATTATAAGACCAGAAAGCATGACCGTCAAATACAGTAGAAGGATACAAGGGGCAACATTAGGTGGAACAGCATTATGAGGGTACCTGCAGACGGAAAAACCCaagaattggaaaattcatcGGGAAAAAATGCTTGTAACATGGGAAAGAGAAAACGGTAGCAATATGGAGTGAGCACTTTTTCTCTGggtaacaataaaaaaataattacaatttatataattagtaATGTTAGGACCTTTGGCAAAATAAATCCCATACTAAATCAACCTACAGTATTTCAACTTTTAAACTCCTAAGCAAGTTCCTATAAATAAAACATTCTGCCAAATACTTGCCAAACATTGTAGTTATTTCAAACTCAGAAAACATACCCCGTAAAATCATCAACCAGATTAATAGTAATATTTGGTTTCCAATACGAAACCCACTCCACAGGACCATTATCTTCAGAATCACCTTGAGTATCATCAACTACCTGAAACAACCAACATGGACTTCATTAGGACTTATGACCGTAACACTATTAAAAAGAACATAAATTTTCATCATGTATTATTTATGAGAAGTCGAAGTTAACAATGTTGCAACATTTCACTATTGAAAAGAACAAGATGGTAATCAATGTTTTATTATCAAGGACAAACAGATTTTCTGATAGACAAACATattgatattaaaaaaacatcacCGGCCTGAATACACAGAAATGTTGACAGAGTGATATCCATATCGCTAAAAGTTTAGGAAATATTAAACCAACCACTAACAGTTAATCTAATAAACTTCATAAGATAGTatgatataatatatacacgaAATATAGCATTCACCGGTGGGTTGTAAAGACTTAATACTATTTAACCACACTGTATAGATTGGATAGTTTCTCCTCTTATGAACCAACTCTAGAAAGGTTTTTTATTCTTACATGTATGGTTAACAGATAAAGAGAATAGAGTTACCACTAGTCTTCTATgaattgacatttttttttccctttttttgttctttttttggaaCAGATACGAATGTAATGGTCAAAATAGGCAGAGCCTCTTTTGTGAAGCATATTAATTATTAGAggaaattattttgttaacaagtacttcatttttttaaaagcctACTTTCAATATGTGAACTAACCCATAAATATTTTCGAGATCCAAAATCTGTTGAACTCGAGCCTCAATCAAGTCCAGGCCCACTCAGCCAATACTCCTCAGTACTTAACTATCCACCTAAGCTTTTCTCTTGACTCAAGGTGTGGGTTTTTATCTCAAAATTCCTTGGTACAATTTTCAGACAGCTACCCTTTGTCCCTTCTCTGATGTGGAACAATTGTATACGATACCAATTCCCAACAGATTTGAGATTCTAGTaatcaaaatttgaagttCACTCATAAACAGTAATCTCAGAACAATCTATGGAATcagtaaataaaaaagagcgTGCCTCAATTAGTGGTTCCTTCTCGTCAGAGCCTTTCGAGTCCCCCAGCAAACTCCTTTTTTTATCAGCTTTCGGCTTCGGCAGGTGTGTCACAACAGCTGAGatgaacaaaaagataaatttatttCCAGTATTCATGATAAAATGAAAGAATTAGAAAAGAAACTTTATGGATCAACTCCAGGAGACAATCTTACAGTGTGTCTTTCCAAATACAGCAAGAGGCTGATACTCTGGATCACTTGGGTCTGGAGGGTAACCAGAGCGTGCAAAGAAAACATGAGCATAGAGACTTCCATTGTGCTTTAATGCCTGAAAGAAGAAATATTTATCTTCATATC belongs to Prunus persica cultivar Lovell chromosome G4, Prunus_persica_NCBIv2, whole genome shotgun sequence and includes:
- the LOC18780927 gene encoding cleft lip and palate transmembrane protein 1 homolog codes for the protein MAPPAAAAAEGQVQRGQQQGGGGFGQSITGIIRIAVFWYFASKFFSPKKPSDPTQLSTNLFQKAEPLDMWLYLSEREKFNEFGSERELVWHETNIPYALWGPESTRSLSMKYYPSEALKHNGSLYAHVFFARSGYPPDPSDPEYQPLAVFGKTHSVVTHLPKPKADKKRSLLGDSKGSDEKEPLIEVVDDTQGDSEDNGPVEWVSYWKPNITINLVDDFTGYPHNAVPPNVAPYLNLEPSTGNYFPTIFFNEFWLLRDKMIAINETVKELALNLEVGPISMTKWQLFLQIDQSFQIHRSYGSMLEGEADELKRVFLEGNPYLLGITMVVSLLHSVFDFLAFKNDIQFWNKNKSMEGLSAKSVIVSFICQLIVFLYLLDNDTSWMILISSGIGCCIEFWKIGKAMHIEIDRTGRIPMLRFRDRESYAGNKTKEYDDMAMKYLSYVLFFLVACSSVYSLKYERHRSWYSWILSSLTSCVYMFGFIMMCPQLFINYKLKSVAHLPWRQMTYKFLNTIIDDLFAFVIKMPILHRLSVFRDDVIFLIYVYQRWIYPVDKKRVNEFGFSGDDEVTDGAVDTAVKEEEKKTN